The window TATCAATCGTTAATGTTGCGCCACCTTCATTTGAATTTTCATTGAAAGGACTTGGCATTTCATACCCTTCATCAAAACTGCCATCTTTGCGCTTACTGTACATGAATTTTTCAGTATATACTAATTTTGCATCAGCGTATACGGACTTTGTTTTTGTTGCTGATTTACGTGTATACAAACACATTTCATTATCAGGTGTAATTATAGGAAGATATTCGTCGCTTACACTGCTCACCCCTTTAACATACACAGGGTTAAAAGGGACTGTTTTCGACATAATGCTCGTCATGTTCTTACTATAATATTTCACACTGTCGGCATGGCTGAAATCTTTATCCAGGTTTTTATATAGCTTTTGTTTTTCAGGTGTAAGATTTTCTACACCCTTAGTAAATTCATTCATATAATAGTTTGCTGAATCATATTTTTCAGCGCCAAGATAAATTTGTCCGAGATAATAAAACACATAAATATCATATGAAGGACATAATTCAGCTACTTTCAGATAATATTTTTTTGCCGTAGAATATTTTTCCTGGAAAGTAAAAATTTTTGCTAAACCATAATATGCTTCAACATATCCGGGCTCTTCGTCAATAGCCTCTTTAAAAAATTTTGCAGCTGTTGTATAACTATGATTTTTGAATTCTGCATATCCGTCCTTATAAATTTTTTCCGCTTTTTTATTTTTCACTTTGCAATCATCATTCGTTTCTTCACCATCTTCCTGTGAAAACACAGCATACTTAGGAAGAAAAAACAAAACAAATACGATTAAAAAAACTTTGTAAATATTTTTTTTCATTTATTGTAAAATTCCTTTTTACAATAGTTCGTTAAGTTTTGAGATTTGTCATTCTTCGAAATGACAAAATGCATTATTACTTTGTCATTTCGAGCAATAGCGAGAAATCTGTAATTATCTGCATTTTGTAAAAACTTAACGAACTATTACTTTTTAAAAATATTTTATTTAAATATTTATGAAAACCTTATTACTGATTATATGAATTATTTCGAAAAAGATGATCAACAATAGTAAGTGCAGCCATCGCTTCAACAACAGGAACTACGCGTGGAATAACACATACATCATGTCTTCCCTTAATTTTAATTTCTTTAGGAACACCTTTTTCATTAATTGTTTTTTGAGCTTTTCCTATGGAAGGTATCGGTTTAAATGCAACATTAAAAAAAATATTTTCCCCGTTACTTATTCCGCCAAGTATTCCGCCGGCATGATTGGTAGCCAGTTTCACTTTTTTCTTTTCAAAAATAAAAGCATCATTATGTTCGCTGCCATTCATTGCAGCAACAGCAAAGCCTTCACCATATTCAAAACCTTTTGCTGCCGGAATTGTCATCATGGCTTTTGCCAGCTCAGCATGAAGTTTATCGAAAACAGGCTCTCCCAAACCTACAGGACAACCTGTAATAATACAACTCACCACTCCTCCTATAGTATCCCCTTGCTTTTTTATATTTTCCAGATATGTTTGCATTTTATCTGAAGCTTTAGCATCAGGACAAAACAAAATATCATTTTCTGTTTTTTTATAATTGATATTTTTCATTCCTTTTTTATCGATACAAATATTTCCCACTTGTGAAGTGAACGCGTGAATTGAAATATTTTTCTTTTTCAGGATCATTTTTGCAATAGCTCCGGCAACAACCCTGGCAACAGTTTCACGTGCCGAGGCTCTTCCTCCACCCTGGTAATCTCGTATTCCGTATTTCATCAGGTAAGTGTAATCAGCATGAGAAGGACGAAAAATATCTTTCAGCCCTGAATAATCTGAACTTCTATGGTCTTTATTTAAAATTATAAAAGCAAGTGGGGTGCCGGTTGTAACCCCATTCATCAACCCCGAAAGAAACTCAACTTTATCATCTTCGCTTCTTGACGACATTAACTTGTTCATACCTGTACGTCGCCTCTGTAATTCATCACTGATAAAATTCATATCCATTTTAAGGTTCGCCGGGCAACCATCAATTACTCCACCAAGTGCAATACCATGTGATTCGCCAAAGGTAGTTAAGCTAAAAATTTTTCCTATTGTATTTCCAGACATTTTACAAACCTTCATAAATTTTCGCAAATATACATAAACCTGATGAAAAACAATCAATTTATGAAGGTTCACGAGCAGGCATTGTGTTGCGCCCCGATGAATATCGGGGGTGGGAGCGAGTAACTAAAGGAGCATATTTTTTTACAGAAGAAATATATAGTAATTTGCAAACTTATTAAATGAAAAAGAGGCATACAAATGCGTAAGCCTCTTTTTATGAAAAAATCATTTTTCTTTATTTATTCAAAAACTACTTTTTTATTTACAACGCCATCAGAAGTTATTATTTTTAAATTATAAACCCCTTTAGCAAAATCAGCAATATCAATATCTTTATCAAATATTAAATTGATATAATGATTTTCAGAATACACCAGTTGTCCTTTCAGATCAAATATCTGAACACTTACTTCTTCATTATTATTATTACTGAATGCTACATGCAGTTTATCATTTGAAGGATTCGGGAAAACTTTTAAATCTTTTAAAATATCATACTCTTCGTATCCGGCCGGGAATGAAGTATATGTTGCATCAAAACCTTCGCCAGTAACAGAAGTATTACTTTTAAAAATAACTCTCATCTTACCACTTGGGGATGAAACATCGGAAGGAATGGTGTTTCCTGTATAAACGCCTAAAGGTGTTGCTGAATTTTCAATATCAAATACGCGTACTTTATCATTTCCCGATTCCAGGTTAAAGCTGTTAAAATGCAGAACTACTATTGCTGCTCCTGCAGGAACAATATCCCAGGCACAACTTGCATTGTTATAATAATCATAAACACCACTTCCATCACTTAAAGTTCCAGTGGAATCGGTTAAAATATTTGTACTGGTACAAAATACAGGATATACCGAATAATAACTTATTTGCCAGCCTTCACCAACAGTGCTGCCATTTGAGTTAAATGTAACTAATACTTCTGGGCTTGTTGATGTGATCTGCGATGGTATTGTTGATCCGGTATATTGCCCCAGTAAAGTCGCCGATGTTGTTGAACCGTCATAAACAGTTACTACATCATTGGTGTTTTCAATATTTATTTTATCAAAATTTAAAACCAAATGATCAACCATAACCGTAGCTGGCACAACAGGTGAGATCAACCATGAACAATCGGAATTATTTTGATAATCGTTATAGCCGCTTCCATCGGTAAAACTCCCAACAGCAGCAGTGAGTGTTACCGGACCTGAACAATATGAAGGATAACCTGTTCCCGGATATATTTTATATAACATTTGCTGATAATTAGAAAAATCAGAGCCTCCCGGGTTTAGTGCTGTAAGATAAAAATATCCGTCATACATTCCGCTCCATCCCCAGTTAAAATGGAAATAATTGGTTCCCTGGTATCCATCCAGTACAAATGCATGTCCGCCTGCATCTCCAAACCCTGAATACTCAATAGGTCTTTTAGCATCTATCTCAGTACGGATCATGCTTTCCCATGTGGCATCATTATAATCACTTTTATCAGCGCTTTTAATATTACTTGAATATTTGAAATTTGCAGGTAACGTTTGAACGTACTGCGATGGCCATGCTCCCGAACCATCGGTGCCATAATCCATATCGGCAGCCACTCCGCAATGATATGAAATAGTAGCAATAGCATCATTAGTACCATTACATGTGTTGGTCATGGCATTCCAGTTATATGTAGTAGCTCCGAAATTTGCAGATAACTGACCATACGATTGGGAATTATAACTATACGTCCCCTGTCCCTGCGCAGGATAGCGATAATAAAACATGATCTGGGCCATGGCTGTTGCAACACAGCCCACATAACAATGCCCTGCTGCGCCAGCAGCATCAGCCGGGCATAAAGTATTATAACATCCACCCTGATCCCATTTTGAAAATACTAATGGCAAAACAGATTTTGTTCCTTTTGTTGAAATAAAATCTTCTGGATTAACTTTATACTTGTTCCACTCTGATTCAATATCAGGTGTAGCATTTAATTTTAAAGAAACATCTTCTGTTATTTCTTTTTTATACATATTTATCCACGATATGAATTGCGGTGGTTGATTTTCATTACTGTATGTGCTCTCAAATGAATATCCCATTACCGGGCGAAAAATATCATCAGCAGCAACCATAATAAAACCGCCATTACTGGTATTAAACACATAATACAGAAGCTGCGAATTTTCGGAAATTAAAAATTCATCAGTAATAAAAATCCCGTCGGCACTTTTATCATACAAATTGGAATAATTTTCCTGATATGAATTTATTGCTACATTTTTTGCTGTTTTCAAATCGACTTTTTCCGCATTAGCAATATTGAAAATAAAAACAAAAGCAATAATAGCAATCTGAATGGGGTGTTTATGTTTCATAAAGAAATTATTATTAATAATATTTCATGATAAAAGGCAAATATAAAGTAATTTATAAATATTATAAAAAAAGAGGCATGCTTAAAATAGTACACCTCTTTTACATTAAGTTATTTAAATTTTATTCAACTACAATTTTTTTATTTATTAAATCACCCGAGGTAATTATCTGTAAATTATACACCCCTTTTGTAAAGCCTGAAATATCAATATCTTTTTCAAACTTATTGCCATTGGTGTATATTTCAGAGTATACCTGACGGCCTGTTAAATCCATCAGTTTAATTGTTACATCAGTATTTTCTATAATATCAAACGATACATGTAATTGACTGCTTGCAGGATTTGGATAAATATTCATATCTTTTACTGCACTGAATTCTTCAACTCCTGCTAACGATGATGTATATGAAGCAGTAAATCCTTCGGCTGTAATAGAAGTGTTGCTTTTAAATATAACCCTCATTTTCCCGCTTGGAGAAGTAACATCTGCAGGAATAACAGTACCGGTGTATGTAGCCAAAGGAGATGAAGTATTATCCATATCATACACCCTTACATTATCGCTGGATTCAAGGTTAAAACTTTCGAAGTGCAATGTAACAGTAGCCGCGTTGGGTGGAGTTATCTCCCATATACAATTTGAGCCATTATTATAATTATAAATATCGCTTCCATCGTTAAATGTCCCGCTGGCAGCAGTTAATGTAGTTAGTCCGCTACAGAATATAGGATAAACCGAATAATAATAGATCTGCCATCCTTCGCTTACAGTGCTGCTGTTTGTTTTGAAAGTTACCAACACCTGGGGACTGGTAGATGTTATCTGTGATGGAATGGTAGTACCTGAATATATTCCAAGAACCGGTGATGAAGTATTAGGTCCATCATAAATTGTTATGATATCATTAGTTGATTCGGTATTAATTGCATCAAATGATAAAATCAGGTGATCAATTAATGTTGAAGGAGAGATCAGCCATGAACAATCAACATCATTCTTATATTCCGACGGACCGCTGCCATCGGTTAAAGTACCAACAGCCGAAGTTAAAGTATCCGAATTTCCGGAACAATATTCCGGGTAACTTGTTGTTGGAGGATAAATATTATAAACCATATGCTGTGTTGAAGTAAAATCATTACCCGTAGGATTTAAAGCAGTAAGATAAAAATAACCGTTATAATATCCGCTCCATCCCCAGTTGAAATGAAAATACGTTGAATCCTGGTACCCATCGAGGTTAAATGCATGTCCGGCACCTGCACTCTCATCATAACCGGTATACTCTATTGGATGTTTTGCATCTATCTGGGCGCGGATCATATTTTCCCAAACTGCGGTTGAATAACTGCTTTTATAAGCATAATTAATATCACTTGAGTATTTGAAATATAACGGCAACTTGGTCTTCCAGTCAGTAGTTTGAGCACTCGATCCATCAGTACCGTAATTCATTTTTACAGCTATTCCACAATGATAAGAAAGTGTAGCAATAGCAAGGTTCTCACCATTGCATGAATTGGCCATTGCATTCCAGTCATAAGTAGTAGTACCAAAGCTTGCTGATAATGTACCATAAGACGATGGATAACTGTATGAATTTTGGCCCTTTTCAGGATAACGATAATAATACATTATTTGAGCCATTGAGGTTGCAACACAACCTACATAGCAATGCCCGCCATCGCCTGCTGCCGCAGCAGGACATAATGCATTATAACAAGCGCCCTGGTCCCACTTTGCTAGTAATAAAGGCTCAACGTCCTTTGTTCCTTTTTTAAAAGTATAATTCTCAGGACTTACTTTATACCTGCTCCATGCTGTTTCAATTTCAGGAGTTGCTGTTATCTTTGCAGAAATGTCGCTTACAATTTCTTTCTTAAAATTACTTACCCAATATTTAAAACCTTCCGGTTGATTCTCATTGCCATAAATACCTTCAAATGAATATCCCAATATTGGGATGAAGATATCATTGGCAGCAACCATAATGAACCCTCCGTTACTGGTATTAAAAACATAATATAAAAGTTGTGAATTTTCTGAAATTAAAAATTCATCCGTAATAAAAATATCGCCGGCACTTTTATCATATAAATTGGAAAATTTTTCCCTGTATGCATTCAGCGCGACATTTTTTGCTGTCTTCACATCAACATTCCCTGCAAATGCAACATTGAAAGCAAATGCAAAAGCCATAATTATAATAAGTAGTGTAATTTTTCTTTTTCCCATCTGTATAAAAATAATAATGTTTATAAAATATGTATGTTATCAGAAATGATATTTTTTGTTACCCGCCTGCCAGTCGGGCAGGCTCGCTCCCACCCCCGATATTTATCGGGTCGCAACACTAGCTCGCTCGTGAATATCCATGCTAAAGTAAATTCCTGATCGAACTCCTGTTTTATTTTGTTTCTCACGGTTAGTGCAAATTTATGTTTGCATGGATATTTCATATATAAAAATTAATATATTTAATCTATGCAAATTTATTGAATAATAATATCAAAAACAAAGTTTTTATAACTTCGCAGTGTCTTTAAACAATTAAATAATGAATATTTTAATAAAAAACATCAAAGAACTTATACAAACTGAAACTGACAGTAATAACAGAAAGTTAAAAGTTTGCGGAAAACACATGGCATCATTAAGTTCTATTAAAAATGCTTACCTTCTTTTACAAAAGGGTGAAATTATTGATTTTGGTTTGATGGATGATATAAAAAAATTGGGAACTGTTACAGCCAAAGAAATCGATGCTTCAGGTAAAATGGTTTTTCCCTGTTTTTGCGATTCACACACACACCTGGTTTATGCGGGAAGTCGTGAAATTGAATACATCGATAAAATAAAAGGACTTTCATATGAAGAAATAGCAAAACGCGGTGGCGGGATTTTAAATTCAGCAAAACGTTTGCACGAGGCATCAGAAGAAGAACTTGTTGAACAGGCTTTGCAACGACTTGAAGAAATTAAATATTTTGGCACCGGTGCTGTTGAAATAAAAAGCGGTTATGGACTTAATGTAGAAGATGAATTGAAAATGCTCCGCGTTATCCGTAAATTAAAATCACGTTCACCACTTACAATAAAATCAACCTTCCTGGGAGCTCATGCAGTACCTGCGGAATATAAAGGAAAGCAAAAAGAATTTGTAGATTTGGTAATTAATGAAATGATACCGGCTGTAGCATATGAAGATCTTGCCGATTATATAGATGTTTTTTGTGATAAAGGATTCTTTACTGTTGAAGATACCGAACGTATATTGATGGCCGGAATGAAATACGGACTGCGTCCGAAAATTCATGCGAATGAATTGGATTATTCAGGCGGAATACAAGCCGGTGTAAAATACAATGCCTTATCGGTCGACCATCTTGAATTTGTTGGTGAAAAAGAAATCGCCGCATTATTAAATTCAGAGACCATGCCTACGGTATTACCGGGCGCAGCTTTCTTCCTGGGGATGCAATTATCACCAGTACGTGATATGATGAATGCCGGATTACCAGTTGCATTAGCCAGCGATTTTAATCCCGGTTCAGCACCTTCAGGAAATATGCAGTTTATAATTTCTCTTGCATGTATCAAATACCGTATGTTACCTGAAGAAGCTATTAATGCGGTAACACTGAACACAGCTTATGCCATGGGTGTTGAAGAAGAGTTGGGTAGTATTGCTGTTGGGAAAAAAGCAAATATTTTCATCACCAAATCCATACCTACATACGAATTCATGCCATATGCATTCGGAAGCAACAAGGTAGAAACGGTAATCCTAAACGGGAAAATTCAATAGTTCTTTAAGCCCAAAATTCAAAAATCTTTCATTTTATATTTGAATCTTTTGACTTGGAATTTGGTTCTTTGAATTTATTAAAATAGAATTTTATAACTCTAATAAAAATAAAAAAGAAGGGAGCTTTAAAAAGCAACCTTCTTTAAACATATATTTATACTCGTTCTTATCAGGTTTGCAAAAGCAAAACTATTTAGAACGAGTTATACCGTACAGAAAACAAAAAATATTTTTTTTGCAAAACTCTTTTCTGTCGGTATATATGTGGATTTTGGGATTCGGATTTCAAATTAAATTTTCTTTTGCGAAAACTCTCTTCCTGTCCTTAAACATTGCAGATTCACATTAACAACTTCTTCACCTTTATTTTTAAAGATCGCCTTCACAGCGTTTTCAATCTTTTCAAAAGGCATATTAATAAATGGAGAAGCAGCGCCAAGTATAACCATGTTTGCAGATTTTGGAGAACCAAGGTCCTCGGCAATCTTTTCAGCATCAATTGCAATATTCCTCGGGAATTTTTTTATTTCAGAAATTACTTTTTCTATTTCCGGATAGTTGGGAATATTCACAAAAGGTTTTGTATTGGTTATCAGCCAACCTTTAGGAGAAAGCATGGGTAAATATCTGAGCGATTCCATAGGTTCAACAGCAATAATCATATCGGCAGTTCCTTTCGGAATAAGGTCAGAAAATATTTCTTCATCAGAAAGCCTTAGATTAGAAGAAACATCACCTCCCCTCTGGCTCATGCCATGAACTTCTGATTGTTTTAAAAATAAACCCGATTCAACTGCTGCAAAGCCTATGGTTGCAGCTATGGAAACAATACCTTGTCCGCCAACTCCGGCAATTACTATATCTATTTTCATTGTTTTTTTATTTTTTTAATTTCTCTCTCATGCGTTTATTTAATGTCTGTATACATTCACGAAGTGGGACAATCACCGAAACACCATTGTATGCCAGCTCTTCTTTCATTATCCGAACATTTTCTTCATGGTTTTTCTTTAAAGGTTTAATAACCCTTAAATGACTTTCTTCAACACCAATGCCTTTGCAGATATCTAATATCTTACCATATGCAGCCGAAGGTTGCCCACCGGTCATTCCCGTCGTTGAATTATCAAGTATAATAATAGTTACAGGAGATTTGCTGTTTACGCAATCCAATAAACCGGTCATTCCAGAATGGGTAAAAGTAGAATCGCCGATAACAGCTACAGCAGGCACCATTCCTGCATCAGCAGCTCCTTTTGCCATAGTTATGGAAGCGCCCATATCCACGCATGAATTAATTGATTCTAAAGGAGGCAAAGCGCTAAGTGTATAACAACCTATATCTGAAAAAACTCTTCCTTTTGAATATTGAGAAAGTGCTTCATTCAATCCAAGGAATGAATCGATATGAGGACAACCGGTACACAGTGATGGAGGACGACCTACAATAATAGCAGGCACATCCTGTCCTTTGGTATCGGCTTTACCTAATGCAATACCTACAATATTAGGATTCAATTCACCATCTCTTGGCAAAGT is drawn from Bacteroidales bacterium and contains these coding sequences:
- the aroC gene encoding chorismate synthase; its protein translation is MSGNTIGKIFSLTTFGESHGIALGGVIDGCPANLKMDMNFISDELQRRRTGMNKLMSSRSEDDKVEFLSGLMNGVTTGTPLAFIILNKDHRSSDYSGLKDIFRPSHADYTYLMKYGIRDYQGGGRASARETVARVVAGAIAKMILKKKNISIHAFTSQVGNICIDKKGMKNINYKKTENDILFCPDAKASDKMQTYLENIKKQGDTIGGVVSCIITGCPVGLGEPVFDKLHAELAKAMMTIPAAKGFEYGEGFAVAAMNGSEHNDAFIFEKKKVKLATNHAGGILGGISNGENIFFNVAFKPIPSIGKAQKTINEKGVPKEIKIKGRHDVCVIPRVVPVVEAMAALTIVDHLFRNNSYNQ
- a CDS encoding C10 family peptidase, encoding MKHKHPIQIAIIAFVFIFNIANAEKVDLKTAKNVAINSYQENYSNLYDKSADGIFITDEFLISENSQLLYYVFNTSNGGFIMVAADDIFRPVMGYSFESTYSNENQPPQFISWINMYKKEITEDVSLKLNATPDIESEWNKYKVNPEDFISTKGTKSVLPLVFSKWDQGGCYNTLCPADAAGAAGHCYVGCVATAMAQIMFYYRYPAQGQGTYSYNSQSYGQLSANFGATTYNWNAMTNTCNGTNDAIATISYHCGVAADMDYGTDGSGAWPSQYVQTLPANFKYSSNIKSADKSDYNDATWESMIRTEIDAKRPIEYSGFGDAGGHAFVLDGYQGTNYFHFNWGWSGMYDGYFYLTALNPGGSDFSNYQQMLYKIYPGTGYPSYCSGPVTLTAAVGSFTDGSGYNDYQNNSDCSWLISPVVPATVMVDHLVLNFDKINIENTNDVVTVYDGSTTSATLLGQYTGSTIPSQITSTSPEVLVTFNSNGSTVGEGWQISYYSVYPVFCTSTNILTDSTGTLSDGSGVYDYYNNASCAWDIVPAGAAIVVLHFNSFNLESGNDKVRVFDIENSATPLGVYTGNTIPSDVSSPSGKMRVIFKSNTSVTGEGFDATYTSFPAGYEEYDILKDLKVFPNPSNDKLHVAFSNNNNEEVSVQIFDLKGQLVYSENHYINLIFDKDIDIADFAKGVYNLKIITSDGVVNKKVVFE
- a CDS encoding C10 family peptidase; this encodes MGKRKITLLIIIMAFAFAFNVAFAGNVDVKTAKNVALNAYREKFSNLYDKSAGDIFITDEFLISENSQLLYYVFNTSNGGFIMVAANDIFIPILGYSFEGIYGNENQPEGFKYWVSNFKKEIVSDISAKITATPEIETAWSRYKVSPENYTFKKGTKDVEPLLLAKWDQGACYNALCPAAAAGDGGHCYVGCVATSMAQIMYYYRYPEKGQNSYSYPSSYGTLSASFGTTTYDWNAMANSCNGENLAIATLSYHCGIAVKMNYGTDGSSAQTTDWKTKLPLYFKYSSDINYAYKSSYSTAVWENMIRAQIDAKHPIEYTGYDESAGAGHAFNLDGYQDSTYFHFNWGWSGYYNGYFYLTALNPTGNDFTSTQHMVYNIYPPTTSYPEYCSGNSDTLTSAVGTLTDGSGPSEYKNDVDCSWLISPSTLIDHLILSFDAINTESTNDIITIYDGPNTSSPVLGIYSGTTIPSQITSTSPQVLVTFKTNSSTVSEGWQIYYYSVYPIFCSGLTTLTAASGTFNDGSDIYNYNNGSNCIWEITPPNAATVTLHFESFNLESSDNVRVYDMDNTSSPLATYTGTVIPADVTSPSGKMRVIFKSNTSITAEGFTASYTSSLAGVEEFSAVKDMNIYPNPASSQLHVSFDIIENTDVTIKLMDLTGRQVYSEIYTNGNKFEKDIDISGFTKGVYNLQIITSGDLINKKIVVE
- the hutI gene encoding imidazolonepropionase, translating into MNILIKNIKELIQTETDSNNRKLKVCGKHMASLSSIKNAYLLLQKGEIIDFGLMDDIKKLGTVTAKEIDASGKMVFPCFCDSHTHLVYAGSREIEYIDKIKGLSYEEIAKRGGGILNSAKRLHEASEEELVEQALQRLEEIKYFGTGAVEIKSGYGLNVEDELKMLRVIRKLKSRSPLTIKSTFLGAHAVPAEYKGKQKEFVDLVINEMIPAVAYEDLADYIDVFCDKGFFTVEDTERILMAGMKYGLRPKIHANELDYSGGIQAGVKYNALSVDHLEFVGEKEIAALLNSETMPTVLPGAAFFLGMQLSPVRDMMNAGLPVALASDFNPGSAPSGNMQFIISLACIKYRMLPEEAINAVTLNTAYAMGVEEELGSIAVGKKANIFITKSIPTYEFMPYAFGSNKVETVILNGKIQ
- a CDS encoding indolepyruvate oxidoreductase subunit beta codes for the protein MKIDIVIAGVGGQGIVSIAATIGFAAVESGLFLKQSEVHGMSQRGGDVSSNLRLSDEEIFSDLIPKGTADMIIAVEPMESLRYLPMLSPKGWLITNTKPFVNIPNYPEIEKVISEIKKFPRNIAIDAEKIAEDLGSPKSANMVILGAASPFINMPFEKIENAVKAIFKNKGEEVVNVNLQCLRTGREFSQKKI